The following nucleotide sequence is from Juglans microcarpa x Juglans regia isolate MS1-56 chromosome 6D, Jm3101_v1.0, whole genome shotgun sequence.
TTAAAAGAGAATCATTTCTTCCATTACCCCCACTATACCCAATAGGAGTACTATACCTGTTTGAATTGCCACTATAATAAGGACTCAACATCCGTGCATATCCAAGACTATTACCAAAGTTGGAATTGCCACCATAGCTTGGGCTCAGCCCTGGCTCCAAATTCAAACCCATTCCATAACCAGTTGTACCAAATGGGGAAAACCCACTTCGACTACTAGCAACTTGATTAAGCCTACCATCCATCCTGACTCCGTAACCTCCAACTGGGCTCACATTATAATAACTGTTAAGGAAACTATTGGCCCTATTCAAACCATGGTTATATCCCATAAGAGGGCTTCGGCTGGACCCTGGGGATTGCTCTTTGGGGACCGCCCTCTTGACCTCAACCATCTTACCATTCAGTTCATGAAATTGCTTATGCAGCACTCTATCCACTGCATCCTCAGAATCATAGGTGATGAAGCCAAAGCCTCTTGGCCTTTGGGTGTTGTGATCATACATAACTACAACATCAGTAATTGTACCAAACTGATCAAAGTATCTCTTAAAGTCGCTCTCTGTGACAGTAGATGCTAAACCTCCAACAAAAATCTTTTTCGTACGTCCAGGACCTGGAGAACCATGAAAACTACCAGTGTTTCTATTTAAAATGTGCTGATCATCCTTGGGAACAGCCTTCTTTGCTTCAACCTGAGAATTGAGAGAACCAGTAACTAAATTAATAATTGCATGTCATTTTCGTTTTCACAGACCGGGGCAGGAGGGTGGGAAGTGTATCCAATTCAGATCATGATAACTCAAAGCTACAGAAAATATCAAACTCTTtgatatggagagagagagagagagagagagagagagagagagagagagagaacaaatgaATCCAACCTGTAACTCAGTATGAAAAATGCGGATTCAAAACCTAATTGGGATTGGTCCTATAAATACAGGAGTAAACATTCTCTAgtatcaaaaaagaaatttaacaGAATGCCAATTAAACCCATGATGCAAAACGTATGCATTTGCAAATAAACCACTCACCGTGCGACCATCAATCACGTGCTTATCCATGATGACTCTTTCTGCAACAACAGGATCCGCAAAGACTACGAAACCAAAGCCACGAGCACGCCCGGTGGCACGATCTCTCATGATCACGGCCTCAACCACCTCCCCGTATATCCTAAAATAGTCTTTAAGACGTTCTTCATCTGTGTCCCAAGAAATACCACCAATGAAGAGCTTTCCAAGATCTGATTCCATCTGTTCTACAAACAACCATCGCCAATTGCCTCGTTTATCGCtacttaaataattaaacaacTAAAAAAATCACCTAAATGAATTCTATTTAGACAATCCACCAAAAAGGGTCATAATTCACAAACAACCAATAACGTTCGGCATCAGAACGAGtctcaaatcataaaattacGTAAATGGGTAAAAATCTTACAATTTGACACAACCGAAAAGATTGAGTGTTTGTCAACAAGATCGAAACAACATGACCAAAATGCGGAAACAACAATCAATCAACAAAATCCATACCTTGAATGGAAATTCAGATATCCGGGTTGGTGCTCCGATCAAAACACGAATTGGGTATTATCACAATCGATTTGGTAGCATCGGATCCTAGTGCACAGCAATCAGAACACAACCAAGAATTCCTAATGACCCAACAAACTAGAATTAAGCACAGAATGACAAAAATTTCGGTGGATCAAAGAGCCAGATTAAAACAAAGATTCAATTTTCCACGAGAGATCGAGGAGAAGGTGGAAAGAAAGAACCAAAGAGAGAATTTTACCATCTGAcgaggaaatgagagaaaactaAGATCTAAGAAGAGGAATAATGGAAATGGAAACAGAGGATTAGCTCATCCTCtatatttctctctctgtgtgtcttttttatctttttgttagTTATTCCACTTCCCTTAATTAAATCAAAAGTAATAGAATTTGTAGCTGAAGATGGGGCTtcacaatttataaatagagagagagacagagagagagagagagagagagtggcaaAATCCTCTGGTGTAAGAATATTTGGAGGAGCCAGCCAAGATGGATGACAGGagttgatgatattttttttcacaagaaaaaagaataaaaaactatttatattattcaggttttttttaataaagcctTGTGAGATGTAACCATAATTAAACACAGGCATTTGCAGATGACATTGTTCGCATGGAATGCaaagaaacatatatttttttgtcttttaacaTTCTCTTGGACTATTTTAAAGTCTGTATATGAAagggaattaattaattattcctTCACTAACACAAAGcattaattcaaaaaaacacaataaactATGTTTttcagtaaaaagaaaaaaaaaaatctcgtcttcttatttacaaacatgttataatgataaaatacattttcatctaatcacccatcattttttttaaagaagaggaCAGTACTCTAAATTTATAGATccagcatttaaaaaaaaaaactaaaagaaaaatcctCTTATCAGTTTTATACCAACCGGACCTTACTACTTTTACAAATAcgaaaaatacaaattttaatcATGTTGCTTTCCATAaatacatttcaaaattttttttcacgaattttcatatactaatatattcATTAAAAGGTTTTGAACTCTCTATCTCTAAATATAAGACACTTTTAAAAGCCTTGTTGGATAacgaaataattttagaaataaaaataattaaaaaaagaaaaaagaaatagagtcACCTTCAATTTTAACGTTTCTTAAATGTTCTGAAGttgatattttgtttgtttgtttactttTGTTAGTATGCAACGGCTGATTAGGGAGAACATTTTTTTGTGTGATTGtctctaaaaagaaaaaataaagtcaaGATTTAAAtttctgatttatttattattattattattgttgggggaggggaggggaggccAGTCTTTTCACTCTGTTTCTCATTTTGGTTGTTTTTCTCTCCTGATTTGAGCTGCAACTTAAGTTAAAAGTTACTTTTTGATAGTTTCTATTGCCTTTTGGTTGAAGAAAGACTACTAAATTTAAGTGCCACTTAACAAAGAAATGGCATTTGGTGCAAGTTTCATATGTAAAAGGTTGAATCCAAACTCATTGACCACTTGAAATTTAAGGCCTAAACATGTGGTAGAGGTTGATACCAAAATCAAGAAACGTGAGGAGTTGGAGTTGGTAACTACAACCACCTTGTACGATTTCCCAAAGGCCAAAAGCCAACCATATCACTAACTGGACTGTTATCTAGAGTGTTGGCACCTTCTTAAAATATGGGCCAACTCGTGATTGCAATTTTCTCCTTTGGGTTTCTCAGACTCTTTGTATTGCTTTAACTCCTTATTACAGTTGTTTTGGTAATTCCCATATGTATGCCTATAATCCAAAATATTCCTACCATGTAAACAGATATTTTGGCCTAAACTGATATGAACTCCTTTTTGGTGAACTTTGTAAGCATAATAGCATTATTGGTACACTTATTTTACCTAAAGAAGAAATGATTTTGTGGCAAATCTGAATTGGGTAAGCATTACCTGGAAAGCAGAGCCATAGACATATGAATGTATCAGAAAGCAACAAGTACGATAGGATAAGTGCTCTAATTTTATCAGcctttttatttgtgttttacTCTAAAATTGTATTAATTCGAACTGTGGGTACGTACCAAGAGGTTGCCTTGATTTAGATACCCAAAAAGCCAAAATATCTCCAGTCATGGAAAGGGTAGGAGTCATATATAGCAAAAGAAAAGTTCAGATAGCTTTTGCATGCACACTAGCTTTTGTCATTCTCAGCCCCCAAGCTTGAGACCGAATTAATTTTGGGGTACAATCTAGCATTGGACTCCTTTATGAGCTAATCTTTAGTCTTTCCTCTTGAAGAAGTTTGCAGTGTCTCCTAATTGCTTTTAGCATTGACTCAGGATAAAAGATAACACAAGGTAAGAGACAATTGAGGtcaaaacagaaaaattaatGGAGTTCAGGAAATAAATAGAACTGAGAATTGAGGATTGAGTTGCAGTACTGTATTTCCAGGTAAAATAGTTAAAGGTACTCTGATAATACTGTATTTGTGGGGTGCGACCCAACGGTGAGATGGCCCCAACCTTATATTAATTTAGTGTGCCTAAGAAGTAAAAGAGGCATTAGATATcaccattcaatatgattgttAGGATGTGGCTCACCTAAATTGGCAAAAGGGACCGGAGCACAGCTAAGAGAGCCAATAAACAGAGGCCCCAGTCCCAACCATTAATGCTCCTTAGTCAGGATCCTGTGGACGAGGATACCTCACCCTCAAAATAGTGTTGGCTTCTAATTTAAGTgtacattaattttatttacggTCATAGAGTACATAAAAGTATcgtgtatttaaaaaataaaaaataaaacctacatgaaaaaattagattttaatggTGGATTACATTAAAAGAATGTACGATGCTTTCACAACTAAtgattatatctagcattactcattaaatatatatcataaaagTGTTTAtgtaccaaaaaaataaacttcaatAAACATAGCATTTCGTAGTggtgttaaatattttaacatcaaCGTTAATAATCagatctttgattttctataatccacaataataaaataataataataattaaaagacgTATATTTTTCCATCTCTAATTCGGTGAAGAATTTTAttgactatgagagaatgatcatCCTAACAACTTAGCCTCTAAGTGTCTCCCGATAGCTAGAGGTACAATGATATAAGTGAGAACCCTTAACCCTTcggtactatttatagacttatgACCATCAAAAAATCTAAAGACTTTGTGTCTCATTATGATTAgatataaagttaattttatctcattggagttaattttatctcattagagttaatcttatctcacgGTGATTCATCAATTAGATGATAAGTATTGAGCTATTCTAAATCCATTAAGATACGAGTGAATGAGAaatagagtttaaataaaatttttacaaggGGGTCAAGAAGACAAGAACGCATTCAGGGCCTCAGGCGGTCTACCACGGAACGAGTTGATTATTATAATATCTCTTCGGCCCATAAAGATAAATTCATGGATCCAATGCTAATCCCATTTACATTCTGCACACTGTTAAGAAAGctcatctttgtttttttttaaaaagaaaagaaaagaaaaaaaaaagcttatttTAGTTGTGTGGTGCAGTAGTGTTTCCATATATAACTCATATTTTATGCAGCCTTTTCTCCtctgttctattttttttatccctcCTGTTTGCTGCACAAAAGTGCAGCAACATTCTCTGTTTTTTAGAACTGATCTTTCCATAGTTGTCTTTGTTGTTCATGTGTGTTACCACACTAGAATATCCAGCAAAAAGGaatatatgtatacatgtaaATGCCTGCACTCATAAGCATTTGGACTACAGCTTgaaccaaaacaaacaaacaaacaaacaaaacaaaaaagaagaagaaaacatcacTCTTGCTTCAGGTATGCATTGGCTGATTGGACAACTCTCCTCGCCCTTATGGTGGAGGACTTAAGAGATATTTCACGTGCAACTTATTTATGCTCGACTGAGAGAGAGTTTCTGTTCTTCCAAATGAGAAGCATAAAATACATGCGATATATGCAGACCACAACCTCTAATAATTTGATCCAGGACTCTCCCAGGTATCAGATATGAGAGTGTGAAGTATACAACAATCATTTCGGTTAGATTCACAACAACAATCTTCTGAAATGGAATGGTCCCTTTGTGCATTCATGACCTCCTCTATCTTCTCCAAAACTTCTGCCATGGTTGGCCGATTGTCAGGAGAATATGATACACACTTGAGGGCTATATTCAGCAAAGGAAATGCCCACTGTGATGCAGCTCTACTGATCTCTTTGTCAAATACCTCTCCGGTCCATTCCTCCCTCACCATGGCCTTTACCCATTTAGGAAGGTCTATCCCACTATTCTCTACAGTTTTTCCTGTCAGTAGCTCCAAGAGTATCACACCAAAACTAAAAACATCGGCTTTTTCTGTCAAGCTTTTCTCAGGAGCTGTATGACCATTGGAGGTGAAGACGCTTGTTTGCTTGGGTTCCAGAAATTTAAAAAACCCATATTCACTTATTAGCGGTTCATTAGTTTCGTCCAAAAGTACATTTGATAGCTTAAGATTCCCATGAGAGATTATCTCCCGATCGTCAGAACTTTGATATATGAAGTCCAAACCCTTTGCTATCCCACTTGCTATGGACAGCCGAAGTCCCCAAGGGAAATCCCTCTTACTTTCAATATAGTCTGCAGAAAACCAAAAGTACTGTTAGCTGAAATATAGGAACCAAACATTTATCTGACTGTTGAATTTCGAAAATAAATTTGTcgaagttattttattttgttgccGCGGGGAGGGGGTTTGAAGCCGGTGTGGCTGTTTGGTGGGTGTGTACGTGCTTAAACAAGTTTCTAACAAGTTTCTCTGTCGTGTTTCTGTGATGGACAGTCTGGCTTGGGATGTCTTGAAAGTATTTGAACTCGATTCTCAACTTACCTTCCAGCACGTTTAGCAGACTCCCATTGCTTTGATACTTATAGATGAAAAGTTTTTCTTCATTCGTTGAATGGTAACCAACAAGGGCAGAATGTTTGGATGCTTTAAGCTTCCTATCTGCCTCATAGTTCGGCCAAATTCCTCGAATGATACCTGcaatttcttcaatctcttaaCTGCATAAAGGGCACTGTTTTTAAGAACTACCTTGTAAAGGCTGCTGCGAACGGTCTCCTTTCGCAAGTCAGCTGTGGCTTCAAGGAGGTCCTCCAATTGGAACCTTTCCTGCTCTTCAACAAAGAACACAAGCTCTGAGCGTCTTTCGATTGGCTTAACTTCCTCTCTGGGCGTGGATGGAGGTGTTTTAAGACAAGGATCCTTAATTACCTTCAGAATCTCCATCTCTTCGGGTAAGTCTGCGTCCTTCTTTCTCAGTAACCATGCGATCACCAAAACAAAGATTCCAATGCCCAGAACTAGAGCTGTCCAGACTGCCCAGTTCCCATACCACGGGCCATTAACAGCTTTGGGCTTTGGGCTCTCCGTAGGTGGGTACTTTGATTCCAATGCCTCTACCCAGACTTCTTTCTGTGATGTAGTTGATATCAAGGAATATGTATGAAGGTTCTTGAGTTCCTGCTTGATAAGATGATTGTTAGAGATGCTCGAGCTCCGAAGATATTTCAGTTTAGTTAGATCCATAGGCAGCCTTCCACGCAGAAGATTGTTGGAGATGTCCAAGATCCTGAGATATTTCAATCTATTTAGAGCCAGAGATAACGTTCCACTCAGAAGATTGTTGCTTAGATTTAAATAAGTCAGCCTTGAGCAATGCGATATTGAGTCAGGAATAGTTCCTCTGATGTGATTCTTTGCTAAGCTAAGAACTCGTAGATTTCGGAGCTTGCAAAGGGGTTCTGCATCAATGATGCCACTAAGATTAAGATTCTCAAGCCTGATTTCTTCTATGGTGGTAGCCCTTGCGTTGCATTTTACACCCTTCGACTTATGCAAGCAGGCATGAAGCACCAACGTTCCAATATTCCAGTCAATTCCTAGCACATTTTGTGGATCAATGGCTTTAATGAAATTGAACAAATACTGGGATTCCGATAACTGATCTCCCAAACAGACCGTGATTAAGAGCGGAAGGAAAATGATGCATCCCAGCCTCTTCAAATCCCTCCTGTTCTGCACATTTGTAGTTTGTAACATTTTCGGGGATCATCAGAACTGATTGAACTATGGCATTGAGAACTTTTTCAAGGCATCCTTGGTAAATCAGAAGAAGACATATCCTCCTTCATAGTTTCCAAAGTTTTGATGTCTATTTTTCAGAGCGACACAACCAATGTTTTAGTAGTTTGTTATCTTCTGTGTGATATCATATACTTAAGTATGTAGTCATGAACTAGGCGGTATTCTCGCCATTGGTGACAAACTGCAGCATCACGACATTGAGCAGACCACCATTGGATTAAAGACACTACATCATCCATCAATAAGGAATATTGACAAGTTATTTAGAGAAATCAACGCCCTTTTTTGGATACACT
It contains:
- the LOC121235729 gene encoding heterogeneous nuclear ribonucleoprotein 1; this translates as MESDLGKLFIGGISWDTDEERLKDYFRIYGEVVEAVIMRDRATGRARGFGFVVFADPVVAERVIMDKHVIDGRTVEAKKAVPKDDQHILNRNTGSFHGSPGPGRTKKIFVGGLASTVTESDFKRYFDQFGTITDVVVMYDHNTQRPRGFGFITYDSEDAVDRVLHKQFHELNGKMVEVKRAVPKEQSPGSSRSPLMGYNHGLNRANSFLNSYYNVSPVGGYGVRMDGRLNQVASSRSGFSPFGTTGYGMGLNLEPGLSPSYGGNSNFGNSLGYARMLSPYYSGNSNRYSTPIGYSGGNGRNDSLLNSTTRNVWGNRGLNNAANPSSSGTYVGSGSGAFGVFGNSSANWGPSLVSTHGGGSPPSYTSGSIGYGSGDNSFGLGGGTYGRNSGSGVAQSSTFTTPTGVYEGSYGDLYGSGSVYGDSTWRSATPELDGSGSFGYGLGNISSDVTAQSSEGYIGSYNVTSRQPNRGIAT
- the LOC121235726 gene encoding LOW QUALITY PROTEIN: putative inactive receptor-like protein kinase At1g64210 (The sequence of the model RefSeq protein was modified relative to this genomic sequence to represent the inferred CDS: inserted 1 base in 1 codon) — protein: MLQTTNVQNRRDLKRLGCIIFLPLLITVCLGDQLSESQYLFNFIKAIDPQNVLGIDWNIGTLVLHACLHKSKGVKCNARATTIEEIRLENLNLSGIIDAEPLCKLRNLRVLSLAKNHIRGTIPDSISHCSRLTYLNLSNNLLSGTLSLALNRLKYLRILDISNNLLRGRLPMDLTKLKYLRSSSISNNHLIKQELKNLHTYSLISTTSQKEVWVEALESKYPPTESPKPKAVNGPWYGNWAVWTALVLGIGIFVLVIAWLLRKKDADLPEEMEILKVIKDPCLKTPPSTPREEVKPIERRSELVFFVEEQERFQLEDLLEATADLRKETVRSSLYKVVLKNSALYAVKRLKKLQVSFEEFGRTMRQIGSLKHPNILXLVGYHSTNEEKLFIYKYQSNGSLLNVLEDYIESKRDFPWGLRLSIASGIAKGLDFIYQSSDDREIISHGNLKLSNVLLDETNEPLISEYGFFKFLEPKQTSVFTSNGHTAPEKSLTEKADVFSFGVILLELLTGKTVENSGIDLPKWVKAMVREEWTGEVFDKEISRAASQWAFPLLNIALKCVSYSPDNRPTMAEVLEKIEEVMNAQRDHSISEDCCCESNRNDCCILHTLISDTWESPGSNY